One genomic segment of Desulfocapsa sulfexigens DSM 10523 includes these proteins:
- a CDS encoding response regulator, producing MAEIITLDDIRDATVLIGKILRKKGHTVHTFTEEEDAITHAEMHKIDLAILDIKLKKMNGVEVLAILKKIDPSIRVIMLTGYPTVETAREAISLGADEYCVKPIDRDELEEKVEKVLNLAR from the coding sequence ATGGCAGAGATCATAACCCTTGATGATATCCGCGATGCAACAGTGCTCATAGGAAAAATTCTTCGTAAAAAAGGACATACAGTTCACACCTTCACAGAAGAAGAGGATGCCATTACCCATGCTGAAATGCACAAAATCGACCTGGCCATTCTCGATATAAAGTTAAAAAAGATGAATGGAGTTGAGGTCCTGGCAATTCTAAAAAAAATTGATCCTTCCATTCGGGTGATCATGCTTACCGGATATCCGACCGTAGAAACCGCCCGTGAGGCTATCAGCCTGGGCGCCGATGAATATTGTGTGAAACCTATTGATCGTGATGAACTTGAAGAGAAGGTGGAAAAGGTACTCAACCTCGCCAGATGA